The sequence below is a genomic window from Paenibacillus silvisoli.
ATCTGCGAGTTTGTAAGATCCATTGTAATCAGTTCCCCTTCCGGAATTTATTCGTCGACCAATTCACGCGAACAATTAACCAATACAATAGCAGCGGCATCGGAAACTGGATCAGCCCCCACAGGCCCCAAAACCACGGATAGCGGCTATGCTTCTTCGCATCGGTAAACAGCCACGACGATTGACAGAGCAGAAGGATCGCAGCGCCGATGATGACTGCTATTTTCCACATGGGCATCATGATCGACGCTCCTCTCCCGCTTGCCCCTTGGCGGAGGCGGCGGCGAGACGCCAAGCCACGAAGACGCCCACAGCGACAGCAATCGCCTGAAAGACGGCGAACAAGACGACGTTGCTCAGCAGCAGCAGCATCATGCCGCCTAGTACCAAAATGCTCACAAGCCAGAACAGCAGCAGCTCGCGGCGGAAGCGAACCCGCATCTCCTGCTTATGCTCCCTCACCAATGCCGTCATCGCTTCGCCGGTCGGAATGCCAGGCTGCATTCGGTCATCCCATCCTTCTAAATGAACGCCAAGCAGCTGCCGGAATTGCTCTTCTTCCTGTTCTAGTTGCTCCAGCTCACGCCGAAGATCGCGTTTCCCGCTCTTCTCTTGCTTCCATTCGCGTCTACTCATCCGCTTCAAGCTCCTTCCGCAGCTGTTTCAATCCGTTGTGCAGCCTCGATTTCACCGTGCCTACGGGGATGTCGAGCCATGCGGCGATTTCCTCGTAAGCGTAGCCGTAATAATATTTGAGCAGGATCGGTACCCGAATTTCATAAGACAAGGCACCGAGCGCATCCAGCGCGTGCGGCCAATCCTGCCGCTGCATCGCGGCGTCGAACCGGATGGCCTGCAGCGCCTGCTCCTGCGTCTGCCATTTCTGCTCCCTCTGCTGCTTGCGCATCTCGTCGATGTAACGTCTCGTCGCGATCGAGATCAGCCACGTCGAGAACTTGCTTTGCAGCCGAAACGTGCCGATCCGTTCAATGGCCTTCAGCATCGTCTCCTGTACCAGATCTTCGGCCATCGCCTTGTTCATCGTCACCTTCAACATGTACCGGTATAACATGGCGTAATGTCCGCGCAGCAGGTCGGAAAGCGCGCGGTCGTCGCCGCGCACCGCTTGTTTCACAAGCTGTTCTTCGTTTTCCACCCGTTCTAACCCGCTCATCCGGCAGCTCCTCATCCTCATCCAATTCGGTTGTTTCCTTCAGTCTCGCCAATAAGACGGCGAAGGTTGCCCTTTTGTTCACTGGCCCGCAAAAAAAATTACGGCCCGCTCCGCATCATGCGGAACAAGCCGTAACTTATAGCTTAGATCGTCATTGCGCCAAAACCGCCGTCCACCCGGATCAGCGAGCCGGTCACGAAGCCGGAGGCCGCTTCGGACGCCAGCCATACGACCGCGCCTTGCAGCTCCTTCGGATCGCCGAAGCGCTTCATCGGCGTGTGGCCCATGATGCTTGCCACCCGCTCCTCCGATAGAATCGCGCGGTTCTGCTCCGCCGGGAAAAATCCCGGCACGATCGCGTTCACCCGGACGCCGTGCGGCGCGAACTCGCGCGCCAAAAACTGCGTCATGCTGTTGACGGCGTGCTTGGACGCCGAATACGTGAATACGCGCGACAGCGGCGGGCCCGCGGATACCGAGCTGATCGTGATGATGCTGCCGCCGTGGCCGGCATCGATCATCGCCTTGCCGAACACCTGGCAGGCCAGCATGACGCTCTTCGCGTTGACGTCCATAATGCGGTCGAACTCTTCTTCCGTTATCTCGAAGAACGGCGTCGCGCTGTTCGTGCCTGCCGCATGCAGCAAAATATCGGTCCGGCCGGACG
It includes:
- a CDS encoding DUF5345 family protein translates to MSRREWKQEKSGKRDLRRELEQLEQEEEQFRQLLGVHLEGWDDRMQPGIPTGEAMTALVREHKQEMRVRFRRELLLFWLVSILVLGGMMLLLLSNVVLFAVFQAIAVAVGVFVAWRLAAASAKGQAGEERRS
- the sigY gene encoding RNA polymerase sigma factor SigY, which produces MSGLERVENEEQLVKQAVRGDDRALSDLLRGHYAMLYRYMLKVTMNKAMAEDLVQETMLKAIERIGTFRLQSKFSTWLISIATRRYIDEMRKQQREQKWQTQEQALQAIRFDAAMQRQDWPHALDALGALSYEIRVPILLKYYYGYAYEEIAAWLDIPVGTVKSRLHNGLKQLRKELEADE
- a CDS encoding SDR family oxidoreductase, producing the protein MFDLTGRTAAVLGGTSTLGSVMAEALIDHGAQVALVVRSKEKAELQLAKLLDTGKAALFQADAAVKADLVRVQEEIAAWSASGRTDILLHAAGTNSATPFFEITEEEFDRIMDVNAKSVMLACQVFGKAMIDAGHGGSIITISSVSAGPPLSRVFTYSASKHAVNSMTQFLAREFAPHGVRVNAIVPGFFPAEQNRAILSEERVASIMGHTPMKRFGDPKELQGAVVWLASEAASGFVTGSLIRVDGGFGAMTI